In a single window of the Nycticebus coucang isolate mNycCou1 chromosome 13, mNycCou1.pri, whole genome shotgun sequence genome:
- the LOC128563652 gene encoding high mobility group protein B1-like has translation MGKGDPKKPRGKMSSYAFLVQTCREEHKKKHPDASVNFSEFSKKCSERGTIMSAKEKGNSEDKAKADKAFYEREMKTYIPPKWETKKKFKDPNAPKRPPSAFFLFCSEYRPKIKGEHPGLSIGDVAKKLGEMWNNTAADDKQPYEKKAAKLKEKYEKDIAAYRAKGKPDAVKKGVVKAEKSKKKKEEEEDEEDEEDEEEEEDEEEEEDDDE, from the coding sequence atgggcaaaggagatcctaagaagccgagaggcaaaatgtcatcatatgcattccttgtgcaaacttgtcgggaggagcacaagaagaagcacccagacgcttcagtcaacttctcagagttttctaagaagtgctcagagagggggacgatcatgtctgctaaagagaaaggaaactcTGAAGATAAggcaaaggcggacaaggccttttatgaaagagaaatgaaaacctatatccctcctaaatgggaaacaaaaaagaagttcaaggatcccaatgcacccaagaggcctccttcggcctttttcttgttctgttctgagtatcgcccaaaaatcaaaggagaacatcccggcctatccattggtgatgttgcaaagaagctgggggagatgtggaataacactgctgcggatgacaagcagccttatgaaaagaaggctgcaaagctgaaggaaaaatacgaaaaggatattgctgcataccgagctaaaggaaagcctgatgcagtgaaaaagggagtcgtcaaggctgaaaaaagcaagaaaaagaaggaagaggaggaagatgaggaggacgaagaggatgaagaggaggaggaagatgaagaagaagaagaagatgatgatgaataa